The Microbacter sp. GSS18 genome has a segment encoding these proteins:
- a CDS encoding LacI family DNA-binding transcriptional regulator, translated as MSTQALRGSVTIEEVAAAAGVSRSTVSRVVNGSTAVSPEALEAVKRAIAELNYVPNRAARSLASRQTHAIALVVPEDTTRFFGDPFFAAIVSGINSRISRSDFVLNLFIASDDPGDKTTSYLRSGAVDGAIVVSHHTSDTFIDRIAAVVPVVYGGRPVRERERDYYVDVDNTRGALMATEFLMDRGHTRIGTITGPLDMPAGVDRLVGFREALAARGLEPVAVEDGNFTAAGGADAMRRILESGDVPDALFIASDLMARGAMNVLAGAGLRVPGDIAIIGFDDSPVATSVTPPLTTMRQPSFQQGEQMAGILLDILADRDPRHVTVLDTELIVRESV; from the coding sequence ATGAGCACGCAGGCGCTGCGCGGGTCGGTCACGATCGAAGAGGTCGCCGCTGCGGCGGGGGTGTCCCGCTCGACGGTCTCCCGCGTCGTCAACGGTTCGACGGCTGTCAGCCCCGAGGCGCTCGAGGCCGTCAAGCGCGCGATCGCCGAGCTGAACTACGTCCCCAACCGCGCCGCGCGGTCGCTGGCGAGCAGGCAGACGCACGCCATCGCCCTGGTCGTCCCCGAGGACACCACGCGGTTCTTCGGCGACCCGTTCTTCGCCGCGATCGTGTCGGGCATCAACTCCCGAATCAGCCGGTCGGACTTCGTGCTGAACCTGTTCATCGCCAGCGACGATCCCGGCGACAAGACGACCAGCTACCTGCGCAGCGGCGCCGTCGACGGCGCGATCGTCGTGTCGCACCACACCAGCGACACCTTCATCGACCGGATCGCCGCCGTCGTGCCGGTCGTCTACGGTGGGCGCCCCGTGCGCGAGCGCGAGCGCGACTACTACGTCGACGTCGACAACACCCGCGGCGCGCTCATGGCGACCGAGTTCCTCATGGATCGCGGTCACACCCGCATCGGCACCATCACAGGCCCGCTCGACATGCCCGCCGGCGTCGACCGCCTCGTGGGGTTCCGCGAGGCGCTCGCGGCACGAGGCCTCGAGCCGGTCGCCGTCGAGGACGGCAACTTCACCGCCGCCGGCGGTGCCGACGCGATGCGCCGCATCCTCGAGAGCGGAGACGTGCCCGACGCGCTCTTCATCGCCAGCGACCTGATGGCCCGCGGCGCCATGAACGTGCTCGCCGGCGCGGGTCTGCGGGTGCCTGGCGACATCGCGATCATCGGATTCGACGATTCGCCGGTCGCCACCTCGGTCACGCCGCCGCTGACGACGATGCGCCAGCCCTCGTTCCAGCAGGGCGAGCAGATGGCCGGCATCCTGCTCGACATCCTCGCCGACCGCGACCCCCGACACGTCACGGTGCTCGACACCGAGCTGATCGTCCGCGAGTCGGTCTAG
- the purS gene encoding phosphoribosylformylglycinamidine synthase subunit PurS encodes MPTIVVDVMPKAELLDPQGKAVVGALGRLGIEDFSAVRIGKRFELTVDGEVTDDVLDAARKIADDMLSNSVIEDVVGIEVVE; translated from the coding sequence ATGCCCACCATCGTCGTCGACGTCATGCCCAAGGCCGAGCTTCTGGACCCCCAGGGCAAGGCCGTCGTGGGGGCCCTCGGGCGCCTGGGGATCGAGGACTTCTCTGCCGTGCGCATCGGCAAGCGCTTCGAGCTCACCGTCGACGGCGAGGTCACCGACGACGTGCTCGACGCGGCCCGCAAGATCGCCGACGACATGCTGTCGAATTCGGTGATCGAGGACGTCGTGGGCATCGAGGTGGTCGAGTGA
- a CDS encoding radical SAM protein, translating into MVNHALILDLIELLAATPAGQTVTLDVSGGSDDRDEIAANSDLIAAWCRASGNELVEVRPDAVVVRHGRGRDPLADLDPEQMPGRRLWMYANFDCNLHCDYCCVASSPQTERRALGAERVARLAAEAGSAGVEQLILTGGEPFLLNDIDELVASCTERLPTTLLTNGMLFRGARLERLKRMDRERLTLQISLDSATAEQHDAHRGRGAWERAVAGIRLALDEGFDVKVAATLPAEQTHEVEPFKRFLADLGIRDENRVIRAVAHQGVARDGIELPVDSLIPEVTITAEGVWWHPVSATDEAHLVQREIFPLADAIAAVRERFAGYRRAADDAADWFPCS; encoded by the coding sequence ATGGTGAACCACGCGCTCATCCTCGACCTGATCGAGCTGCTTGCCGCGACGCCGGCAGGACAGACTGTCACGCTCGACGTCTCCGGGGGGTCCGACGACCGGGACGAGATCGCCGCGAACAGCGACCTGATCGCCGCGTGGTGCCGCGCGAGCGGCAACGAGCTGGTCGAGGTGCGCCCGGACGCCGTCGTGGTGCGCCACGGGAGAGGGCGCGACCCGCTCGCCGACCTCGATCCCGAGCAGATGCCCGGCAGACGGCTGTGGATGTACGCGAACTTCGACTGCAACCTCCACTGCGACTACTGCTGCGTGGCCTCGTCGCCGCAGACCGAGCGGCGCGCGCTCGGCGCCGAGCGCGTCGCGCGCCTCGCGGCGGAGGCCGGGTCCGCCGGCGTCGAGCAGCTGATCCTCACCGGCGGCGAGCCGTTCCTGCTGAACGACATCGACGAGCTGGTGGCCTCGTGCACCGAGCGTCTGCCGACGACGCTGCTGACCAACGGCATGCTCTTCCGCGGTGCGCGGCTCGAGCGGCTCAAGCGCATGGACCGCGAGCGGCTCACGCTGCAGATCAGCCTGGACTCGGCCACCGCCGAGCAGCACGACGCCCACCGTGGGCGCGGGGCGTGGGAGCGGGCGGTCGCCGGCATCCGCCTCGCCCTCGACGAAGGGTTCGACGTCAAGGTCGCCGCGACGCTGCCGGCGGAGCAGACGCACGAGGTCGAGCCGTTCAAGCGGTTCCTGGCCGACCTCGGCATCCGCGACGAGAACCGCGTCATCCGCGCGGTGGCCCATCAGGGGGTCGCCCGAGACGGCATCGAGCTGCCCGTCGACTCGCTCATCCCCGAGGTCACCATCACCGCCGAGGGCGTGTGGTGGCATCCGGTCTCGGCGACGGACGAAGCCCATCTCGTGCAGCGCGAGATCTTCCCCCTCGCGGACGCCATCGCCGCGGTGCGCGAGCGCTTCGCCGGCTATCGGCGTGCGGCGGACGACGCCGCCGATTGGTTTCCCTGCTCGTAG
- a CDS encoding TQO small subunit DoxD, translated as MDASLDPLRARSAQALMAVVRIGVALMWIQNVAWKRPLDFGRAADNGLYFWAGQAVDYPVLPPYSWFVETVFLPGIEVFGWIILLVEGGLGAFLLIGLSTRLWALIGIAQSVAIALSVLHAPHEWHWAYYLMVLAHVALFATAAGRWFGVDGVLRPLWQESRRPWARALAVVS; from the coding sequence ATGGACGCTTCGCTGGACCCGCTGCGTGCTCGGTCCGCCCAAGCCCTGATGGCGGTCGTCCGCATCGGCGTCGCGCTGATGTGGATCCAGAACGTGGCGTGGAAGCGCCCGCTCGACTTCGGGCGCGCGGCCGACAACGGCCTGTACTTCTGGGCCGGCCAGGCGGTGGACTACCCCGTGCTCCCGCCGTACTCGTGGTTCGTCGAGACGGTGTTCCTCCCGGGCATCGAGGTCTTCGGATGGATCATCCTGCTCGTCGAAGGCGGACTCGGCGCATTCCTGCTCATCGGCCTCTCGACACGGCTGTGGGCGCTCATCGGCATCGCGCAGTCGGTCGCGATCGCGCTCTCGGTGCTCCACGCTCCCCACGAGTGGCACTGGGCCTACTACCTGATGGTCCTCGCCCACGTGGCGCTGTTCGCCACGGCCGCCGGACGGTGGTTCGGGGTCGACGGCGTGCTGCGCCCGCTCTGGCAGGAGTCCCGGCGGCCATGGGCGCGCGCACTGGCGGTGGTGTCGTGA
- a CDS encoding GH1 family beta-glucosidase, producing the protein MTASDARAFPTRFLFGAATAAFQIEGAAHEDGRTDSIWDAFCRVPGAVINADNGDVACDHYHRYRDDVALMKDMGLQTYRFSTSWSRVRPDGGALNPAGVDFYKRLVDELLDADILPWLTLYHWDLPQALQEKGGWTVRETAEKFTEYALDMHDALGDRVNVWTTLNEPWCSSFLSHTAGVHAPGHFSVTEGVLAAHHLMLGHGQTVRELRARDESLNLGITLNLTVADPVDPADAADADAARRIDGQFNRWFLDPIFRGEYPADVVEDIRATGASGAAAIDALAEANRPGDLEAISTPFDSLGVNYYHGELVGGAAPVAAPDAGQAPTDRATGSPFPSFERIHWHDRGLPRTSMHWEVQPEGLTRLLERVSAEYAVPADVALYVTENGAAYDDDVVVEGGEMRVHDDERRAFLRAHLGAVLDAIEAGVDVRGYFYWSLLDNFEWAWGYEKRFGIVRVDYDTQERTVKDSGLEYRRVIAARSLDAVADAPVR; encoded by the coding sequence ATGACCGCGTCCGACGCGCGCGCCTTCCCCACCCGCTTCCTCTTCGGGGCAGCCACCGCCGCCTTCCAGATCGAGGGCGCCGCACACGAGGACGGCCGGACCGACTCGATCTGGGACGCCTTCTGCCGCGTGCCCGGCGCCGTCATCAACGCCGACAACGGCGATGTCGCGTGCGACCACTACCACCGCTACCGCGACGACGTGGCGCTCATGAAGGACATGGGCCTGCAGACCTATCGGTTCTCGACCTCGTGGTCGCGCGTGCGGCCCGACGGCGGAGCGCTCAACCCCGCAGGCGTCGACTTCTACAAGCGACTCGTCGACGAGCTCCTCGATGCGGACATCCTCCCGTGGCTGACGCTGTACCACTGGGACCTGCCGCAGGCGCTGCAGGAGAAGGGCGGTTGGACGGTCCGCGAGACCGCCGAGAAGTTCACCGAATACGCGCTCGACATGCACGATGCGCTCGGCGACCGCGTCAACGTGTGGACGACCCTCAACGAGCCGTGGTGCTCGTCCTTCCTCAGCCACACCGCGGGCGTCCACGCCCCCGGCCACTTCAGCGTGACCGAGGGCGTGCTCGCCGCGCACCACCTCATGCTCGGCCACGGGCAGACGGTGCGCGAGCTGCGCGCGCGCGACGAGTCGCTGAACCTGGGCATCACCCTGAACCTCACCGTCGCCGACCCCGTCGACCCGGCCGACGCCGCCGACGCCGACGCGGCCCGCCGCATCGACGGCCAGTTCAACCGGTGGTTCCTCGACCCCATCTTCCGCGGGGAGTACCCCGCGGACGTCGTCGAGGACATCCGCGCGACCGGCGCTTCGGGCGCCGCGGCGATCGACGCGCTCGCGGAGGCCAACCGGCCGGGCGACCTCGAGGCCATCTCGACCCCCTTCGATTCCCTCGGCGTGAACTACTACCACGGCGAGCTCGTCGGGGGCGCGGCCCCCGTGGCGGCGCCGGACGCGGGCCAGGCGCCGACCGACCGGGCCACCGGGTCGCCGTTCCCGTCGTTCGAGCGCATCCACTGGCACGACCGCGGTCTGCCGCGCACCAGCATGCACTGGGAGGTGCAGCCCGAGGGGCTCACCCGCCTGCTCGAGCGTGTGTCGGCCGAATACGCCGTTCCCGCCGACGTGGCCCTCTACGTCACCGAGAACGGCGCCGCGTACGACGACGACGTCGTCGTCGAGGGCGGCGAGATGCGCGTCCACGACGACGAGCGCCGCGCGTTCCTGCGCGCGCACCTGGGTGCCGTGCTCGACGCGATCGAGGCCGGTGTCGACGTGCGCGGATACTTCTACTGGTCGCTGCTCGACAACTTCGAGTGGGCGTGGGGCTACGAGAAGCGATTCGGCATCGTCCGGGTCGACTACGACACGCAGGAGCGCACGGTCAAGGACTCCGGACTCGAGTACCGTCGCGTCATCGCGGCGCGCTCCCTCGACGCCGTCGCCGACGCACCCGTACGGTAG
- a CDS encoding PhnD/SsuA/transferrin family substrate-binding protein — MTRTLVVGAVAYTPNVVTIWEGMRDYFAETDTPIDVVLFLNYGRLVDALVAGHVDLAWNTNLAYVRTVKQTGGACRALASRDTDLVFRTVFVARAGSGFSGIEALKGRRLALGSRDSAQAAILPVQYLREAGLSDGDVELMRIDSDVGKHGDTGRSELDALRAVLDDRADAAAIGINTWESIARGDVMAGAVEEFWTSPEYSHCAFTAMPALTDADAEAWLANLYAMDWDDPRHREILELEGLRAWVPPHLEGYRELFAAVEDQGIPERW, encoded by the coding sequence GTGACCCGCACGCTCGTCGTCGGCGCGGTCGCCTACACCCCGAACGTCGTGACGATCTGGGAGGGCATGCGCGACTACTTCGCAGAGACCGATACGCCCATCGACGTCGTGCTGTTCCTGAACTACGGCCGGCTCGTCGACGCGCTCGTCGCGGGGCACGTCGACCTGGCATGGAACACCAACCTCGCCTACGTGCGCACCGTGAAGCAGACCGGGGGCGCGTGCCGCGCGCTGGCCTCGCGCGACACCGATCTGGTGTTCCGGACGGTGTTCGTCGCGCGCGCCGGCAGCGGGTTCTCGGGGATCGAGGCGCTGAAGGGCCGCCGCCTCGCACTGGGGTCGCGCGATTCGGCGCAGGCGGCGATCCTGCCGGTGCAGTATCTGCGCGAGGCGGGGCTGTCGGACGGCGACGTCGAGCTGATGCGGATCGACAGCGACGTCGGCAAGCACGGCGACACCGGGCGCAGCGAACTGGACGCCCTGCGCGCCGTGCTCGACGATCGGGCCGATGCCGCGGCCATCGGCATCAACACATGGGAGTCGATCGCGCGCGGCGATGTCATGGCCGGCGCCGTCGAGGAGTTCTGGACGTCGCCGGAGTACAGCCACTGCGCCTTCACCGCGATGCCCGCGCTCACCGATGCCGACGCCGAGGCCTGGCTGGCGAACCTGTACGCGATGGACTGGGACGATCCCCGTCACCGCGAGATCCTCGAGCTGGAGGGTCTGCGCGCGTGGGTTCCGCCGCACCTCGAGGGCTACCGCGAGCTGTTCGCCGCCGTCGAAGACCAGGGGATCCCGGAGCGATGGTGA
- a CDS encoding carbohydrate ABC transporter permease: MTSLDTTAVVTENAPRKRHRTIRIRGRRAGFWVYGALVVVLIGSVFPFYWSFLIGSGDASTINDPNMSWWPGGNFLDNAAAVVSDPAVNFWRALWNSIYSSALIAASVVVFSTLAGWAFAKLKFRGSGPLLVFVVATMAVPMQLGVVPLYILFADLGWTGSIGAIIVPALVTAFGVFWMTQYLRQSVPDELIEAARVDGASSFRTFLTVGVVAARPAAAMLGLFTFVTAWNNFFWPFIVLDRQNPTLPVALSLLQSNYFVDYSVVLAGVLLSTIPLLILFIFTGKQLVSGIMAGAVKG, translated from the coding sequence ATGACCTCCCTCGACACCACCGCCGTCGTCACCGAGAACGCCCCCCGCAAGCGCCATCGCACCATCCGGATCCGTGGCCGCCGCGCCGGCTTCTGGGTCTACGGTGCCCTCGTGGTCGTGCTCATCGGCTCGGTCTTCCCGTTCTACTGGTCGTTCCTGATCGGCTCCGGCGACGCCTCGACCATCAACGACCCGAACATGTCGTGGTGGCCCGGCGGGAACTTCCTCGACAACGCCGCCGCCGTCGTCAGCGACCCCGCCGTGAACTTCTGGCGTGCGCTGTGGAACTCCATCTACAGCTCGGCGCTCATCGCGGCATCCGTCGTGGTCTTCTCGACGCTGGCCGGGTGGGCGTTCGCGAAGCTGAAGTTCCGCGGCTCCGGCCCGCTCCTGGTCTTCGTCGTGGCGACCATGGCGGTCCCGATGCAGCTGGGCGTCGTGCCGCTGTACATCCTGTTCGCCGACCTCGGCTGGACGGGGAGCATCGGCGCGATCATCGTGCCGGCGCTCGTGACGGCGTTCGGCGTGTTCTGGATGACCCAGTACCTGCGTCAGTCTGTGCCCGACGAGCTCATCGAAGCGGCGCGCGTCGACGGAGCCTCGTCGTTCCGCACCTTCCTCACCGTCGGCGTGGTCGCAGCGCGGCCCGCCGCGGCGATGCTCGGCCTGTTCACGTTCGTCACGGCGTGGAACAACTTCTTCTGGCCCTTCATCGTGCTCGACCGTCAGAACCCGACTCTGCCGGTGGCGCTGTCGCTGCTGCAGTCGAACTACTTCGTCGACTACTCGGTCGTCCTGGCCGGAGTGCTGCTGTCGACGATCCCGCTGCTCATCCTGTTCATCTTCACGGGCAAGCAGCTCGTGAGCGGAATCATGGCGGGAGCGGTCAAGGGATGA
- the purQ gene encoding phosphoribosylformylglycinamidine synthase subunit PurQ — protein sequence MTVRVGVITFPGSLDDVDAQRAIRVAGAEPVALWHGSHDLDGVDALVLPGGFSYGDYLRAGAIAAHAPIMAEVKDAAAQGMPILGICNGFQMLVEAHLLPGGLIRNAHQQFIRRDQRLRVENASTAWTSAFEQGQEIVIPLKNADGGYICSVDTLERIEGEGLVAFRYLGVNPNGSLDDIAGLTNERGNVVGLMPHPEHAVEPGFGPDTAAAMRSGVDGLGFFTSAVSAVVAAAA from the coding sequence GTGACCGTCCGCGTCGGGGTCATCACGTTCCCCGGCTCGCTCGACGACGTCGACGCGCAGCGCGCGATCCGCGTGGCGGGCGCCGAGCCCGTCGCCCTGTGGCACGGCTCGCACGACCTCGACGGCGTCGACGCACTCGTCCTGCCCGGCGGGTTCAGCTACGGCGACTACCTGCGCGCCGGCGCGATCGCCGCGCACGCGCCGATCATGGCCGAGGTGAAGGACGCCGCAGCCCAGGGCATGCCGATCCTCGGCATCTGCAACGGCTTCCAGATGCTCGTCGAGGCCCACCTTCTGCCCGGCGGCCTGATCCGCAACGCCCACCAGCAGTTCATCCGCCGCGACCAGCGCCTGCGCGTCGAGAACGCCTCGACGGCGTGGACGAGCGCGTTCGAGCAGGGGCAGGAGATCGTCATCCCGCTCAAGAACGCCGACGGCGGATACATCTGCTCGGTGGACACGCTCGAGCGCATCGAGGGCGAGGGCCTGGTCGCGTTCCGCTACCTCGGCGTGAATCCGAACGGCTCCCTCGACGACATCGCCGGCCTCACCAACGAGCGCGGCAACGTCGTGGGTCTCATGCCGCACCCCGAGCATGCCGTCGAGCCGGGCTTCGGGCCCGACACCGCCGCCGCGATGCGCTCGGGAGTCGACGGTCTCGGCTTCTTCACGTCGGCGGTCAGCGCCGTCGTCGCCGCCGCGGCCTGA
- a CDS encoding ABC transporter substrate-binding protein yields the protein MQSRAIRRGLVAAAAFSATAVVLAGCSSSGSTDGGSTGDEEITLTVATFNDFGYTDELLQQYMDENPNITVVHNRAAESGDARANFFQKLGKGGLADVEAVEIDWFAEAMQYSDLLAEAPADVKGRWLDWKEAAATDGDGRLVGFGTDIGPQGVCYRSDLFEEAGLASDREGVAALFDGDWSNFLDVADQYREATGKPMIDSANSVLQGIVNQIEYTYTEPDGTVIATTNPEIADAYNLVVERAVPNAAYSGQWSDDWFASMANGEFAAMLCPGWMLGVISGSAPDVTGWDIADVFPNGGGNWGGSYLTVPADGENVDAALALASWLTAPEQQMQAFANAGTFPSQLEALESDELAGATNEYFNDAPTGEILSSRAAAVTVAPYKDADYFKYHDALQNAVNRVFDGLEDQETSWNTWVNEVQAF from the coding sequence GTGCAATCACGTGCCATCCGGCGAGGCCTCGTTGCCGCCGCCGCCTTCTCCGCCACAGCTGTCGTCCTGGCCGGCTGCTCGAGCAGCGGCTCGACCGATGGCGGCTCGACCGGCGACGAGGAGATCACCCTCACCGTCGCCACGTTCAACGACTTCGGCTACACCGACGAGCTGCTCCAGCAGTACATGGACGAGAACCCGAACATCACCGTCGTCCACAACCGCGCCGCCGAGTCCGGCGACGCGCGCGCCAACTTCTTCCAGAAGCTCGGCAAGGGCGGGCTCGCCGACGTCGAGGCCGTCGAGATCGACTGGTTCGCCGAAGCGATGCAGTACTCCGACCTGCTCGCCGAGGCGCCCGCCGACGTCAAGGGCCGCTGGCTCGACTGGAAGGAAGCCGCCGCAACCGACGGCGACGGCCGCCTGGTCGGCTTCGGAACCGACATCGGCCCGCAGGGCGTGTGCTACCGCTCCGACCTGTTCGAAGAGGCGGGGCTCGCGAGCGACCGCGAGGGCGTCGCGGCGCTGTTCGACGGCGACTGGAGCAACTTCCTCGACGTCGCCGACCAGTACCGCGAGGCCACCGGCAAGCCGATGATCGACTCGGCCAACTCGGTCCTCCAGGGCATCGTCAACCAGATCGAGTACACCTACACCGAGCCCGACGGCACCGTCATCGCCACCACGAACCCCGAGATCGCGGACGCGTACAACCTCGTCGTCGAGCGCGCCGTGCCCAACGCCGCGTACTCGGGCCAGTGGTCGGACGACTGGTTCGCTTCGATGGCCAACGGCGAGTTCGCCGCCATGCTGTGCCCGGGCTGGATGCTCGGCGTCATCTCCGGCAGCGCGCCCGACGTCACCGGCTGGGACATCGCGGATGTCTTCCCCAACGGCGGCGGCAACTGGGGCGGCTCGTACCTGACCGTCCCCGCCGACGGCGAGAACGTCGACGCCGCCCTCGCCCTCGCCTCGTGGCTGACCGCTCCCGAGCAGCAGATGCAGGCGTTCGCGAACGCGGGCACCTTCCCGAGCCAGCTCGAGGCGCTCGAGAGCGACGAGCTCGCCGGCGCGACCAACGAGTACTTCAACGACGCGCCGACCGGTGAGATCCTCTCCAGCCGCGCCGCCGCCGTCACCGTCGCGCCCTACAAGGACGCCGACTACTTCAAGTACCACGACGCGCTGCAGAACGCGGTGAACCGCGTCTTCGACGGCCTCGAGGACCAGGAGACCTCCTGGAACACGTGGGTCAACGAGGTCCAGGCCTTCTGA
- a CDS encoding acyl-CoA/acyl-ACP dehydrogenase translates to MQLQERLAPVLAAAADNAAAVDRDGRFPEEAIAALRESGLMGLTLSPDVGGLGGGPRDMITVLDAIAGACGSTAMITLMHFAACAPLAAAPPSGDLDLLADMAGGRALGTLAFSEAGSRSHFWAPVSRPRRESGSLRVNAKKSWVTSAGHAEVYVLGTQTPDGAGVDLYSIRSGTDGAEIAGGFTGLGFRGNASTPMTFDIALSDGMRLGDGGAGADLMLGVVLPWFNLGNASVSLGLSRASVQAALKHTTGARLQHLDQTLSALPTIRAQLAKMSIELEAASAYLEKAAARVAEPQEDTALFVLGSKAACNDAALRITDAAMRVCGGAAFSQHLQLERYFRDARAGHVMAPTADALYEFYGRVITGRPLFDPPADAETSGSEEAAA, encoded by the coding sequence ATGCAACTGCAAGAACGTCTCGCCCCTGTGCTCGCCGCCGCCGCAGACAACGCCGCGGCCGTGGACCGCGACGGAAGGTTCCCCGAAGAGGCCATCGCGGCGCTGAGAGAATCCGGGCTGATGGGGCTCACTCTCTCGCCCGATGTGGGAGGGCTCGGCGGCGGGCCGAGAGACATGATCACCGTGCTCGACGCGATCGCCGGCGCGTGTGGATCGACGGCGATGATCACCCTCATGCACTTCGCGGCATGTGCCCCTCTGGCGGCAGCGCCGCCGTCCGGAGACCTCGATCTGCTCGCCGACATGGCCGGCGGTCGGGCACTCGGCACACTGGCCTTCTCGGAAGCCGGCTCGCGCTCGCACTTCTGGGCGCCCGTGTCGCGCCCCCGGCGCGAGTCCGGCTCCCTGCGGGTGAACGCGAAGAAGAGCTGGGTGACCTCGGCCGGCCACGCCGAGGTGTATGTCCTCGGCACCCAGACACCCGACGGCGCCGGCGTCGATCTGTACAGCATCCGCTCGGGCACCGACGGGGCCGAGATCGCGGGGGGCTTCACGGGCCTCGGCTTCCGCGGCAATGCATCGACGCCGATGACCTTCGACATCGCGCTGAGCGACGGCATGCGCCTGGGCGACGGCGGCGCGGGCGCCGACCTGATGCTTGGCGTCGTGCTGCCGTGGTTCAACCTCGGCAACGCCTCGGTCTCGCTCGGCCTCAGCCGCGCATCGGTCCAGGCGGCCCTCAAGCACACCACGGGGGCTCGGCTGCAGCACCTCGACCAGACGCTGTCGGCCCTGCCGACGATCCGGGCACAGCTGGCGAAGATGTCGATCGAGCTCGAGGCGGCATCGGCGTACCTCGAGAAGGCCGCGGCGCGCGTCGCCGAGCCGCAGGAGGACACGGCGCTGTTCGTGCTCGGCAGCAAGGCCGCGTGCAACGATGCCGCGCTCCGGATCACGGATGCCGCGATGCGCGTGTGCGGCGGGGCCGCGTTCTCGCAGCATCTGCAGCTGGAGCGCTACTTCCGTGACGCCCGAGCCGGGCACGTCATGGCCCCCACCGCCGATGCGCTGTACGAGTTCTACGGCCGCGTGATCACGGGACGGCCGCTGTTCGACCCACCCGCCGACGCAGAGACGTCCGGTTCAGAGGAGGCGGCGGCGTGA
- a CDS encoding sugar ABC transporter permease, protein MTATETRSPASPKTPPPPKDRPVRVLSFSQRLNKWDLKFSPYLYISPFFILFAIVGLFPIAFTAVISFQDWDLVRNEGEFIGFEQYIWILNNPQFWTALRNTFSIFLLSSVPQLIAAIFIAALLDRNIRAKTFWRMSVLIPFVMAPVAVALIFSNMFGDNHGLVNNVLDNWFGITIPWHKDPFWSHVAIATMVNFRWTGYNTLILLAAMQAIPRDYYEAATVDGAGAFRQFFSITVPSLKATLIFVIITSTIGGLQIFDEPRMYDNTGAGGPAQQWLTITLFLYNIGWREWNFGRAAALAWILFLIILVIGLINLMVTRTLVRDEGRRSPKPLKKGRAS, encoded by the coding sequence GTGACTGCGACAGAAACGCGATCGCCGGCGTCACCGAAGACGCCGCCGCCCCCCAAGGACCGCCCCGTCCGCGTCCTCTCCTTCAGCCAGCGGCTGAACAAGTGGGACCTGAAGTTCTCGCCCTACCTCTACATCTCGCCGTTCTTCATCCTGTTCGCGATCGTCGGTCTGTTCCCCATCGCGTTCACCGCCGTGATCTCGTTCCAGGACTGGGACCTGGTCCGCAACGAGGGCGAGTTCATCGGGTTCGAGCAGTACATCTGGATCCTCAACAACCCGCAGTTCTGGACCGCGCTGCGCAACACCTTCAGCATCTTCCTGCTCTCGAGCGTCCCGCAGCTGATCGCCGCGATCTTCATCGCGGCCCTGCTCGACCGCAACATCCGCGCCAAGACCTTCTGGCGCATGAGCGTGCTCATCCCGTTCGTGATGGCCCCCGTCGCCGTCGCGCTGATCTTCAGCAACATGTTCGGCGACAACCACGGACTCGTGAACAACGTCCTCGACAACTGGTTCGGCATCACCATCCCGTGGCACAAGGACCCGTTCTGGAGCCACGTCGCGATCGCGACCATGGTGAACTTCCGCTGGACCGGCTACAACACCCTGATCCTGCTCGCCGCGATGCAGGCGATCCCCCGCGACTACTACGAGGCCGCGACCGTGGACGGCGCCGGAGCCTTCCGCCAGTTCTTCAGCATCACGGTGCCGTCGCTGAAGGCCACGCTGATCTTCGTCATCATCACCTCGACGATCGGCGGTCTGCAGATCTTCGACGAGCCGCGCATGTACGACAACACCGGAGCCGGCGGACCCGCTCAGCAGTGGCTCACGATCACGCTGTTCCTCTACAACATCGGCTGGCGCGAGTGGAACTTCGGCCGCGCAGCGGCGCTCGCCTGGATCCTCTTCCTCATCATCCTGGTCATCGGGCTGATCAACCTCATGGTCACGCGCACGCTCGTGCGGGACGAGGGCAGACGCAGTCCCAAGCCGCTCAAGAAGGGACGTGCGTCATGA
- a CDS encoding DUF1761 domain-containing protein, with product MQVPEINYWAVILATLSTMIVGTIWYTPKVFGTKWAQLAGVDMNRPGASAVLPIVVTVFVSFVSAWVLAGAATIAWHFYEGSYLWASVLTGIILWAGFTAARFITHDAFEGRPTNLTVINIAHELVTVIVMAVIIGVWPPAGTV from the coding sequence ATCCTGGCCACCCTCTCGACGATGATCGTCGGCACGATCTGGTACACCCCGAAGGTCTTCGGGACGAAGTGGGCGCAGCTCGCCGGCGTCGACATGAACCGGCCCGGAGCGTCGGCGGTGCTCCCGATCGTGGTGACGGTGTTCGTGAGCTTCGTCTCGGCCTGGGTGCTCGCTGGCGCCGCCACGATCGCGTGGCACTTCTACGAGGGCAGCTACCTGTGGGCCTCGGTGCTCACCGGCATCATCCTGTGGGCGGGCTTCACCGCCGCACGCTTCATCACGCACGACGCGTTCGAGGGCCGTCCGACGAACCTGACCGTCATCAACATCGCCCACGAACTGGTGACGGTGATCGTCATGGCGGTCATCATCGGGGTCTGGCCGCCCGCCGGGACGGTCTGA